One genomic region from Chrysemys picta bellii isolate R12L10 chromosome 16, ASM1138683v2, whole genome shotgun sequence encodes:
- the SLC2A4 gene encoding solute carrier family 2, facilitated glucose transporter member 4 isoform X2 — translation MPTGFQQISREEEDEVPPQAGPGITSTLVLSVFTAVLGSLQCGYNIGVINAPQKIIEQNYNATWLARHNASIDLATLTTLWSLSVAIFSIGGMISSFLVGVVSEWLGRKRAMIINNALAFLGGALMGLAKLGCSYEMMILGRFLIGAYSGLVSGLVPMYVGEISPTHLRGALGTLHQLALVIGILIAQVFGLDSLLGTPELWPLLLGLTVAPSALQLVMFPFCPESPRYLYIIRNKESKAKESLKRLTGCSDVSEALTEMKEEKRRMDMERKVSITQLFRCRIYRQPLLIAVVLQLSQQLSGINAIFYYSTSIFESAGLEQPVFATIGAGAINAAFTIVSLFLVERAGRRTLHLVGLGGMMVCAVVMTVALVYLDRVPAMSYISMVAIFGFVAFFEIGPGPIPWFIVAELFSQGPRPAAMAVAGSCNWTCNFIVGMAFQSMADACGPYVFLIFAALLLGFFLFTYFKVPETRGRTFDQIAAAFRRTASLLDHEIKPSTELDCLGPEDNV, via the exons ATGCCGACGGGATTTCAGCAAATCAGCAGAGAGGAG GAGGACGAAGTCCCGCCCCAAGCCGGGCCGGGGATAACCTCGACCCTGGTGCTGTCGGTCTTCACAGCTGTGCTGGGGTCCCTGCAGTGCGGGTACAACATCGGTGTGATCAATGCCCCCCAAAAG ATCATCGAGCAGAACTATAACGCCACCTGGCTGGCGCGGCACAACGCATCCATCGACCTCGCCACGCTCACCACCCTCTGGTCCCTGTCGGTCGCCATCTTCTCCATCGGGGGCATGATCTCCTCCTTCCTGGTGGGGGTCGTCTCCGAGTGGCTGGGCAG gaagcgGGCCATGATTATCAATAACGCCCTGGCCTTCCTGGGCGGGGCCCTCATGGGGCTGGCCAAGCTGGGCTGCTCCTACGAGATGATGATCCTCGGCCGGTTCCTGATTGGTGCCTACTCAG ggctGGTTTCTGGCTTGGTCCCCATGTACGTGGGTGAAATTTCCCCCACCCACCTGCGGGGGGCGCTGGGGACCCTGCACCAACTGGCCCTAGTCATCGGGATCCTCATTGCCCAG GTGTTCGGGCTGGACTCCCTCCTCGGCACCCCCGAGCTCTGGCCCCTGCTCCTGGGTCTGACCGTGGCCCCCTCGGCCCTACAGCTGGTCATGTTCCCCTTCTGCCCCGAGAGCCCCCGGTACCTCTACATCATCCGCAACAAGGAGTCCAAGGCCAAAGAGA GTTTGAAGCGGCTGACGGGGTGCAGCGATGTGAGCGAGGCCCTGACAGAGATGAAGGAGGAGAAGCGGCGCATGGACATGGAGCGCAAGGTCTCCATCACCCAGCTCTTCCGCTGCCGGATCTATCGCCAGCCGCTGCTCATCGCTGTGGTGCTCCAGCTGTCCCAGCAGCTCTCCGGCATCAATGCG ATATTCTATTACTCCACCAGTATCTTTGAGTCAGCCGGGCTGGAGCAGCCGGTGTTCGCCACGATCGGCGCTGGGGCCATCAACGCCGCCTTCACCATTGTCTCG cTGTTCCTGGTGGAGCGGGCAGGCCGCCGGACACTGCACCTGGTGGGGCTGGGAGGCATGATGGTTTGTGCCGTGGTGATGACGGTGGCGCTGGTGTATCTG GATCGGGTGCCGGCCATGAGCTACATCAGCATGGTGGCCATCTTCGGCTTCGTGGCTTTCTTCGAGATCGGGCCAGGGCCCATCCCGTGGTTCATCGTGGCCGAGCTGTTCAGCCAGGGGCCCCGCCCGGCGGCCATGGCGGTGGCCGGGAGCTGCAATTGGACCTGCAACTTCATCGTCGGCATGGCCTTCCAGTCCATGGCG GACGCCTGTGGGCCGTACGTCTTCCTCATCTTCGCGGCCCTCCTCCTTGGTTTCTTCCTCTTCACCTACTTCAAAGTCCCTGAGACGCGGGGCCGGACCTTTGATCAGATTGCGGCCGCGTTCCGACGCACCGCGTCTCTGTTAGACCACGAAATCAAACCCTCCACCGAGCTGGACTGTCTGGGGCCAGAGGACAACGTCTGA
- the SLC2A4 gene encoding solute carrier family 2, facilitated glucose transporter member 4 isoform X1 → MQRRGKSGHRCTGVGVQRFQCLPWGFAHLLLQTTLQRCREGREGWGPAPHGSPGMQGAHQQGAPLVSPQEDEVPPQAGPGITSTLVLSVFTAVLGSLQCGYNIGVINAPQKIIEQNYNATWLARHNASIDLATLTTLWSLSVAIFSIGGMISSFLVGVVSEWLGRKRAMIINNALAFLGGALMGLAKLGCSYEMMILGRFLIGAYSGLVSGLVPMYVGEISPTHLRGALGTLHQLALVIGILIAQVFGLDSLLGTPELWPLLLGLTVAPSALQLVMFPFCPESPRYLYIIRNKESKAKESLKRLTGCSDVSEALTEMKEEKRRMDMERKVSITQLFRCRIYRQPLLIAVVLQLSQQLSGINAIFYYSTSIFESAGLEQPVFATIGAGAINAAFTIVSLFLVERAGRRTLHLVGLGGMMVCAVVMTVALVYLDRVPAMSYISMVAIFGFVAFFEIGPGPIPWFIVAELFSQGPRPAAMAVAGSCNWTCNFIVGMAFQSMADACGPYVFLIFAALLLGFFLFTYFKVPETRGRTFDQIAAAFRRTASLLDHEIKPSTELDCLGPEDNV, encoded by the exons ATGCAGAGGCGGGGCAAATCTGGGCACCGTTGCACGGGGGTGGGTGTGCAACGCTTTCAGTGTTTGCCCTGGGGCTTTGCACACCTGTTGCTGCAAACTACCCTGCAGCGGTGccgggagggcagggagggatggggtCCCGCCCCCCACGGCTCCCCGGGGATGCAGGGAGctcaccagcagggggcgcccctTGTGTCTCCGCAGGAGGACGAAGTCCCGCCCCAAGCCGGGCCGGGGATAACCTCGACCCTGGTGCTGTCGGTCTTCACAGCTGTGCTGGGGTCCCTGCAGTGCGGGTACAACATCGGTGTGATCAATGCCCCCCAAAAG ATCATCGAGCAGAACTATAACGCCACCTGGCTGGCGCGGCACAACGCATCCATCGACCTCGCCACGCTCACCACCCTCTGGTCCCTGTCGGTCGCCATCTTCTCCATCGGGGGCATGATCTCCTCCTTCCTGGTGGGGGTCGTCTCCGAGTGGCTGGGCAG gaagcgGGCCATGATTATCAATAACGCCCTGGCCTTCCTGGGCGGGGCCCTCATGGGGCTGGCCAAGCTGGGCTGCTCCTACGAGATGATGATCCTCGGCCGGTTCCTGATTGGTGCCTACTCAG ggctGGTTTCTGGCTTGGTCCCCATGTACGTGGGTGAAATTTCCCCCACCCACCTGCGGGGGGCGCTGGGGACCCTGCACCAACTGGCCCTAGTCATCGGGATCCTCATTGCCCAG GTGTTCGGGCTGGACTCCCTCCTCGGCACCCCCGAGCTCTGGCCCCTGCTCCTGGGTCTGACCGTGGCCCCCTCGGCCCTACAGCTGGTCATGTTCCCCTTCTGCCCCGAGAGCCCCCGGTACCTCTACATCATCCGCAACAAGGAGTCCAAGGCCAAAGAGA GTTTGAAGCGGCTGACGGGGTGCAGCGATGTGAGCGAGGCCCTGACAGAGATGAAGGAGGAGAAGCGGCGCATGGACATGGAGCGCAAGGTCTCCATCACCCAGCTCTTCCGCTGCCGGATCTATCGCCAGCCGCTGCTCATCGCTGTGGTGCTCCAGCTGTCCCAGCAGCTCTCCGGCATCAATGCG ATATTCTATTACTCCACCAGTATCTTTGAGTCAGCCGGGCTGGAGCAGCCGGTGTTCGCCACGATCGGCGCTGGGGCCATCAACGCCGCCTTCACCATTGTCTCG cTGTTCCTGGTGGAGCGGGCAGGCCGCCGGACACTGCACCTGGTGGGGCTGGGAGGCATGATGGTTTGTGCCGTGGTGATGACGGTGGCGCTGGTGTATCTG GATCGGGTGCCGGCCATGAGCTACATCAGCATGGTGGCCATCTTCGGCTTCGTGGCTTTCTTCGAGATCGGGCCAGGGCCCATCCCGTGGTTCATCGTGGCCGAGCTGTTCAGCCAGGGGCCCCGCCCGGCGGCCATGGCGGTGGCCGGGAGCTGCAATTGGACCTGCAACTTCATCGTCGGCATGGCCTTCCAGTCCATGGCG GACGCCTGTGGGCCGTACGTCTTCCTCATCTTCGCGGCCCTCCTCCTTGGTTTCTTCCTCTTCACCTACTTCAAAGTCCCTGAGACGCGGGGCCGGACCTTTGATCAGATTGCGGCCGCGTTCCGACGCACCGCGTCTCTGTTAGACCACGAAATCAAACCCTCCACCGAGCTGGACTGTCTGGGGCCAGAGGACAACGTCTGA
- the SLC2A4 gene encoding solute carrier family 2, facilitated glucose transporter member 4 isoform X3: MISSFLVGVVSEWLGRKRAMIINNALAFLGGALMGLAKLGCSYEMMILGRFLIGAYSGLVSGLVPMYVGEISPTHLRGALGTLHQLALVIGILIAQVFGLDSLLGTPELWPLLLGLTVAPSALQLVMFPFCPESPRYLYIIRNKESKAKESLKRLTGCSDVSEALTEMKEEKRRMDMERKVSITQLFRCRIYRQPLLIAVVLQLSQQLSGINAIFYYSTSIFESAGLEQPVFATIGAGAINAAFTIVSLFLVERAGRRTLHLVGLGGMMVCAVVMTVALVYLDRVPAMSYISMVAIFGFVAFFEIGPGPIPWFIVAELFSQGPRPAAMAVAGSCNWTCNFIVGMAFQSMADACGPYVFLIFAALLLGFFLFTYFKVPETRGRTFDQIAAAFRRTASLLDHEIKPSTELDCLGPEDNV, encoded by the exons ATGATCTCCTCCTTCCTGGTGGGGGTCGTCTCCGAGTGGCTGGGCAG gaagcgGGCCATGATTATCAATAACGCCCTGGCCTTCCTGGGCGGGGCCCTCATGGGGCTGGCCAAGCTGGGCTGCTCCTACGAGATGATGATCCTCGGCCGGTTCCTGATTGGTGCCTACTCAG ggctGGTTTCTGGCTTGGTCCCCATGTACGTGGGTGAAATTTCCCCCACCCACCTGCGGGGGGCGCTGGGGACCCTGCACCAACTGGCCCTAGTCATCGGGATCCTCATTGCCCAG GTGTTCGGGCTGGACTCCCTCCTCGGCACCCCCGAGCTCTGGCCCCTGCTCCTGGGTCTGACCGTGGCCCCCTCGGCCCTACAGCTGGTCATGTTCCCCTTCTGCCCCGAGAGCCCCCGGTACCTCTACATCATCCGCAACAAGGAGTCCAAGGCCAAAGAGA GTTTGAAGCGGCTGACGGGGTGCAGCGATGTGAGCGAGGCCCTGACAGAGATGAAGGAGGAGAAGCGGCGCATGGACATGGAGCGCAAGGTCTCCATCACCCAGCTCTTCCGCTGCCGGATCTATCGCCAGCCGCTGCTCATCGCTGTGGTGCTCCAGCTGTCCCAGCAGCTCTCCGGCATCAATGCG ATATTCTATTACTCCACCAGTATCTTTGAGTCAGCCGGGCTGGAGCAGCCGGTGTTCGCCACGATCGGCGCTGGGGCCATCAACGCCGCCTTCACCATTGTCTCG cTGTTCCTGGTGGAGCGGGCAGGCCGCCGGACACTGCACCTGGTGGGGCTGGGAGGCATGATGGTTTGTGCCGTGGTGATGACGGTGGCGCTGGTGTATCTG GATCGGGTGCCGGCCATGAGCTACATCAGCATGGTGGCCATCTTCGGCTTCGTGGCTTTCTTCGAGATCGGGCCAGGGCCCATCCCGTGGTTCATCGTGGCCGAGCTGTTCAGCCAGGGGCCCCGCCCGGCGGCCATGGCGGTGGCCGGGAGCTGCAATTGGACCTGCAACTTCATCGTCGGCATGGCCTTCCAGTCCATGGCG GACGCCTGTGGGCCGTACGTCTTCCTCATCTTCGCGGCCCTCCTCCTTGGTTTCTTCCTCTTCACCTACTTCAAAGTCCCTGAGACGCGGGGCCGGACCTTTGATCAGATTGCGGCCGCGTTCCGACGCACCGCGTCTCTGTTAGACCACGAAATCAAACCCTCCACCGAGCTGGACTGTCTGGGGCCAGAGGACAACGTCTGA